The genome window NNNNNNNNNNNNNNNNNNNNNNNNNNNNNNNNNNNNNNNNNNNNNNNNNNNNNNNNNNNNNNNNNNNNNNNNNNNNNNNNNNNNNNNNNNNNNNNNNNNNNNNNNNNNNNNNNNNNNNNNNNNNNNNNNNNNNNNNNNNNNNNNNNNNNNNNNNNNNNNNNNNNNNNNNNNNNNNNNNNNNNNNNNNNNNNNNNNNNNNNNNNNNNNNNNNNNNNNNNNNNNNNNNNNNNNNNNNNNagtaataaatgttatttgcagttaacaattttcttttttctttattacaatatttatggcaagactaggtaatttaatgtaactaATATCCTAAACTCCTACTCACTCTAGGATCAGTTTGGCACCCAACATTAAAATGGATTTCTCTGAATTGAGTTAATGATACACATATTTAAActtcatgtatttatttgcttaCTTCGGTCTCATGTGGTCTCAAACacattcaaacattttaaataaacattaccgTGAGCATACTCATAAACACCGGGGTTTTAAAAGTTAATGGTTAAGAAGTTCAACAATAATCAGAAACAGTAAAAGCTAATGGTGgaagttaataaaacatgCGAATGTTAAGAAATAAACAGGTGTACTCGAGCTGCAGATTTAGTAATTCAAAGTTTCTAACTACTGGAGCGTATCATCCATTATGACATAGGGCACCGAGTGAAACGACAATTTCGCGGTAGAAATGAAGCCAACTAATTAAAATGGTGTTAAAGTTAGGCCCTTGGGCGTCATAAAAACTTCGGGCAGGTTATACTCGAAGTTCGCAAGGGTGCAGGCGAAGGGTTTGATTTAGTTTCGTTGAAATGGGGAGCATCGTGTGTCGTATGCGGTGAGGAGTTGCGAACTCGGCTAACTAAGAGTTTTACTCATAACTTTCCGTGAAAACTATTTACCTTTAATGACTGTGAAGTGggcaaattttatttgtgcGATGTTATAGCCCCTATTGAAAGTGCCGGGGACGATCCATCTGACATGaagtatcatttatttatcacgcTTTATTGTTGctcctgtatgtttgttcgaCTCTTTTAGAGTATTGTACTGTAGGTTGATAATAATATCTGACTATAACCAGTTAAGATTAGTACCTACTATATAATtctgtacatttaaataaggatttttcagttcaaattaaaaacaaaggaTTACTTTGAGATTGAATacgttttctatatttatttttttatagaaacattTGAATGAGTGAATGGAATACTCTTTAGTATGGGAAGGATATTAGTCTACAATATcttttatgataaatgtgaaattatgtAGGTTTGTTTTTTGCATGTCTTTCTCTCACGTTGCAACGGAGttagttttgatatttttttttttgtctagaGATAGGAGGCTAGATAGTGACAtaagctactttttaccgAATCAAAAAAGTTAAACCCATAGGAATATCCTTTGAAAAAACCGCGTTATAATGATGAAGATGTATTCGTAGGAAAAAGGACCCTTATACTCATATGTGGTATTGAATCTATTAAATATCTGCATTTTAAAGTGTAAGATTAActacaaaaactaaataattgcTGCTTAATGTATGACGATCATCAGAAATTATACATTAGGtttcataaaatgtttgtgttaTTTGGAATTGTAGCAGTTTAACAATTCAAAGCTTTTTGTactgtacatttaaaattatttgtattttcgcccattaattatatatatttaactgacATCAAGACACGAAGAAAGTATGAAGctgacagttttttttttatttgttaccttTTGACTGAGTGAACTAATTTTGaggattctttttattatttgaaatgaatttgGTCTATTTCTGACAGTAGGAAggttgttaaatattataatattttttattaataaatttgaataaaaataattatttattaattcaaccCCAGAGAATACTGTTATGAAGCAGTCGTCTTAAGatgtaacaaaaatagttgtaaaaggttatgttattttatagcagTTAAACAGattggatatttattatttagaaaaatatatgccTTTCAACTATGATGTGTTTGATGCTAGTCAAGTCTAATTCTAGTAGATAATAGACAGAAAACTAACTCCTTACTACATAGTATCACAAAGAGTATCTAACTGGGTGCTACTGAGTGGGTAACGCttgtagttattatataaatttttcgctTTTGAGTGGTTTTGAAGtcgtaaaatttttgttataaataactagctgtctgccgcggcttcgcccatggtggCTAAGGAGGCtttagccttcctcaatagatgggctatctaaaactgaacgaatttttcaaaacggaccaatagtcctgagataagcgcgttcgaacaaactcttcagctttaattatagatactttataataatattaataaagattattaaaaatatcaatcagTTTGCAATATCTAGAGTAAACGAAGctactttataaaaatctaacatATCTTACTATTTGTTATCATTGTTTTTgcccttttaaaaataatactatcaATTggtgaataaaacaaatctcTCTTAACATCAAcctttattgaaattattttaaagatacttTACAAAGAGTTGCATCTGTATGACcgctataatattaaattcccTATTTTAAACATACTGTTCTAATTCAAACTTGATTATAatgatcaataaatattaagaacaaaaaccaatattaatattgatgagATAAGAGCATCATTTTACGTCAAATtagcatatatttatagatagatttattGGAATATTGTATGGGACGATTTTCCAAgtcttcattaaaatttatccgtccaataaattattatgcaattaaattaaagtgttACCTGTAAAATGCAAAACTTGATAAATCatacatatttgaaatggTTGTCTTATACTGTAGGTTATTTATTGAACgaagataaacaaaaaaaaaaatactcttacttaactaatttgataaaatacacaaaaaaacttGATAATTTCTGTATGACTAGTCAACcagatgaaaacaaaattacatcgGATAAGTAGTCACAAAtactattatgatataaataaaaatataatataacgtcctgatattataaatcttacaatattataagcgTGAAAGTTTCGAAGTATGGATAGATGGATGTATAGATGTTTGTTTCTCGCTCACGCCAAAAATAGCCTTTAGGTATTGCCTGAATGGCAACAAATATATATCCATCCATACGTACAACATTTCCCGTTAATGATATAAGTAGGATACGCCCTCTTTTTCAGTtacttaacaataaaattaaaccacATGTAAgtgatattgtataaaattaaatcaacaaatCGTCTACAAAAACTCAATGCCCCACAATCATGGAATACACACCAATCAAAACAAAGTCCTTAAATTTAGTTAACAAAATCCATCGTATCAGTACAAAGGCTCATCGAGTGacaattaaaacttgaatacaacacaaacatttaaattggaaacagtataaatacaatttgaaaataaccAGTGAAAGAGAGGCTTCAATGAAAAAGTAATTGTGCACCCGGTAATGGAAAATGTATTCTAAATTTACCACAACCGCAAAagcattcattaaaattcatgtttaattagtatttaacGGGTTTTGATTGTGTTttgattattgaaattttattttaattctatagcTGAAAGTGctatgacaataaataaaaataatatttgttatgtcTCGTTTGTCCGATGTTTTATGACATACAAAATTCCCTCCTCTATTTCATCGCCTAGGAGTTTGGTTTGTAAAGAAAACGGTAGGCAATTGTCATGTTCTAGGTATTTTTTCAATCTCACTCATCACTTTTTGTACAGTTCCACTGgcgtgaaaatttaataaataaacgtaatatattttaatagaaattccaatgtatttaaagtacattaattaaataagtgtaCATGTCTCCACTCCTATGTAGgtataaattttgttctaACGATCAATCTTGCACCGAGcgacttataataattatttaaacgtaaatgaaataatataatactaacagCAGTACTGAGaaatgttgttaataaaaCGTCTTACAATTACTAAacagaacaaaaaaatgttatttttatcgaaACCAATAGATTTCACAAAGAAATCTGGTATTCACCTTTAAAAACCAGCTCATAACTTTGTGTATACagcttgtataataaaaataaaggaatttaTAAACCTCACGTTTTAGTTGCGCGAGcacaaaaatacgaaaaatagTCATACAAGTATTACCCACTGTTGTAGaggaaagttttattttttcactgCGAGGtcaaatagcaaataaaatcaTGGAGTTACGGCGCCGCTTGCACTgccaaatattttgttattttagataaaatctCTAAATGTACGAGTCCTTTTAGTTCAAAATTGTTTGCCCAGAACAAGGTCACACGTCCTGTATTATTATCACTAACTGCGTTAGTTTTGCCCTTTAATTTGGTACCCTAAATTTTCCTTAGGGTCGGGTCACGTTGAAACACATTTCACCGGATTGAAATTCGTGGAATATTTTTGTGAcaaatatttccattaattGATATGAGGTAGCCGGGTGACACTGTTAATATAGCTAGCATATTTCACACAAAGCTTTGTTagctaatgttttaaaataataggacttcttaaatgaaaaatatttctatctacatattcttaaaaagtaggtttttaatattatttaaacagaaGTGTTGCTTGatacgtaataaattaataacattaaatgaaCAATAAGTTTGGCATACAGATGATctctttgaatataattttacagttatgtatttacattataagttaatttaatgtttgtacaataaaaacaaatatttacaagacttttaaaatacgtttacAACGAGATCGTGATAAAATTCATGGAAATGAACATATTCAACgcaaacataacataaattttaaacaatgaaaaatattcttacAATTATATCACATTTCTTTACAAAATCCCTTAAATTATCTGTACAgtagatattatacataatgtttattcaacAGACCGTGAATGTGATTTTGAATATGTACATTGTGGTTTCAATTGAATAGAAAATGCATAATAGCAGAACAGcaaatatctcatttatacAATCTCTTCAATAATAATGCGGTTAACGCAAATGACAGCTAATTTATACAAAGCTTGGCATTCAGACGGTAAAAGTAATTGAATCCAGGAATTAAATCGGCTGTATGCACTGCGGAATCCAATTTACTTTCATAagatcaaataatatataagagcAAACTCATAAGGccgaaataaaatcaaatgtgTCCCTAAAACTCAATCGGGACGTAAAAGCGTAACAAATAtcgcaaaatatttattattacttatccTTACCCtaacaataaaagtaatgATAGGAggaaaactgaaatatttatgcCGACCGGCGAAATAGACGATGTTGTTATGAGATTCCTATAATCCTTCGCCTCGTTTTGAGATGGGTAAGTGTAGGTTCTGTCGGTGACGCTCTTAACCTCGGCGGGACAAGGCAATAACTCCACGGGAATTTGTAATAACGTTCTTTCGTTATCACCTCTCACTCTCTTTGGTTCATCCAAATAGCTCTCATCGATTTCGTCGTGAAATTCATCTGTGTTGTCTGCATCATCTCTTATTTTATCGctgtctatattatttttcgtatCGATCCTTTCATAATACGTAAAGTGTGAATTTGGTGAGAGATCTGAGTTGAATTTACAAACGAAATTCTCAAAGGACGTCCTAACTTTGCTACTCTTCGTCTCATGGCGTAGTTTGTGCATCCAAGCCAAATGGCAGTCACAATCGAAGTCGTTTCCTGCAACAGTCcgtttcttattaaattcaataaaactcGAATCATGATATTTTCAGCACAAAATTTATCGTTAGTAATGTTGTATTCTATTTGGAATGAGAAATACTGGAGAaagaaaagtaattaatttaaatcgtaTAATTTTCTTCGCTCAAGTCAGGAAGcgctgaaaaattaaattatttagtgaATTGagcttttatatttcttttgaatGAGGTGAATGTGAAATTAACTTTAATGAACTTATTAATAAGGTAATAAAATGTCAACTAACCTTCTAGAAAGATGTAGCTTTTCTGAAGTTTTAAGTTGTCGTAAATTGGGCGTAGGTTTTCAAATGTGAatctctttaatttattatgtcttAAATCCAAAGCTGACAAACCTCGAACTCCTTCGAACAATCCATCAACTAAAGTTACCAATCTGTTATGACTTAAGCTCAATTTCTTTAACTGTGAAAGACCATCGAATGTTCTTTGGGCcagtatataaatttcattataatctaataatagTTCTTGGAGGTTCCATAGCTCAATAAATGTAAAGGAATTTAAAATAGCTATCTTATTTTTCCTTAAATCTAATCTCTTTAAATTAGCAAGTCCATCGaaacattctttttttaattcacttaTGTTATTCTTGTCGATTTCTAACTCTAGTAAATTTACAAGGTGTCTGAATGCACCGTCTTCTATAAcgcttatattattactagttaAGAAAAGTTTCTGTAGCGCTGGCAACTCATAGAAGGTTTCCGTTTCGATTTTCTTGATTTTGTTCTCATCTAACGTGAGTACTGTAAGATTGGGCAGGTTGAAAAATGCATGTTTGCTCAGAACAACTATTTGGTTTTTGGTCAATGTCATTTCGCGGACTGACGTGACGTTCACGAATGTATAAGACTCAATCTTGGGTATCGAGCTGTACTTTATACTAAATTGTGTCAATTTTCGCAGATATCTTAGCACTCTCGTGGGTACGAAACTCAGTCCCCCATCGGCACGTACGTTGAATGCGAGCGTTTCTATGTTCATTTGTGAAGTGAAGCTTGACCACAAAGGGTCCGCTCTATCTATGCCTCCATTGAACACCCAGCATTCTGTTTTAATAGCTTCGTTTATATCTTGACTATTTTCACAGTAGCAATGCACTTTGGAATCTCTGTCGCTTATATCGCAAATATTGATTGCTGTTTGAactattttttccttttgcTTCCTTCTGTTGGCGTGTAGGGAATCTATTGCGATGAGCAACAGTAGCAAGGCAGCGGGTATCTTTTGAGCCCGCATACCTTCTACCTGgaacaaaaacacaatatattaacaaCACATTTATGTACCTCATTTTAACCGTCGGTTTCAACAAAATCCCTTTCATAGTTCTAGTGTCGTTTACCGTATTAATTTCACcgaaaatgtattcaaaaaatTTGCAGTGCggtttttgaaataacattttctatGGCGTGTATTTGGATAGCAATTTGCAT of Zerene cesonia ecotype Mississippi chromosome 16, Zerene_cesonia_1.1, whole genome shotgun sequence contains these proteins:
- the LOC119832923 gene encoding connectin-like, encoding MRAQKIPAALLLLLIAIDSLHANRRKQKEKIVQTAINICDISDRDSKVHCYCENSQDINEAIKTECWVFNGGIDRADPLWSSFTSQMNIETLAFNVRADGGLSFVPTRVLRYLRKLTQFSIKYSSIPKIESYTFVNVTSVREMTLTKNQIVVLSKHAFFNLPNLTVLTLDENKIKKIETETFYELPALQKLFLTSNNISVIEDGAFRHLVNLLELEIDKNNISELKKECFDGLANLKRLDLRKNKIAILNSFTFIELWNLQELLLDYNEIYILAQRTFDGLSQLKKLSLSHNRLVTLVDGLFEGVRGLSALDLRHNKLKRFTFENLRPIYDNLKLQKSYIFLEGNDFDCDCHLAWMHKLRHETKSSKVRTSFENFVCKFNSDLSPNSHFTYYERIDTKNNIDSDKIRDDADNTDEFHDEIDESYLDEPKRVRGDNERTLLQIPVELLPCPAEVKSVTDRTYTYPSQNEAKDYRNLITTSSISPVGINISVFLLSLLLLLG